TCAAGTTTCCTGCGGTACAATTCGAAGAGAAAATCCTCTTTTGTCCCTTTGAATATATCTTTTGCATAAGAGGATGCGTGGCCCGCAATAAGCATATAAGCCCATTTTGAGATGATGGCGTCAGAAGAGCAATAAACTACTAAATACTTACCGGCGTACTGCTCCCAGTCATGATTTTCGAGACGGGCGCGAAACTCTTTTTCTTTCAGTATAAGACCTTCGTAAAGATAATCTTTGATATCAAACTCCAGGATGGGCGTGTCGTCAAAATATTTTTGAAGGTCCAGAGTGACCAGCTTATTCGACTGTTTTACCTTATTTACGATCTCACCTTGTTGTTCAGACATAGACTTCTATACTGAAAATGATTCTCCGCAAGAACAGGTTCTTGAAGCGTTGGGATTTTGAAAATGGAAACCCTCTCCTTCCAATCCCTCCGTATAATCCAGCTCCGTTCCGGATAAATACAGAAAGCTTCTCATATCAACGATTAACTTTATTCCGTTGTCTTCGAAGAGCTGGTCTTTATCCGATCCATCAGAATCATTATTATCAAAATCCAGTTCGTAGGTCAAGCCCGAACATCCTCCACTGACCACTCCTACCCGTAGTTCGGTATCATCAGGAAGATGTTTTTCATCCCTGATCTCTTTGATTCGTTGGGCAGCCCTGTCACTGATAGTTATGGACATGTATTATCTTACTTCCTTAGCTAGATTAAACAGAAACGACCTGTATTTCAGGATCTACACGCTTCACCATGCTTTCAATAGCATAAAGTGTCCCTGATGTAGCCGTTGGACAGGTTCCGCAAGCTCCTTGATAGTGTACTTTAAGACGGTTTCCGTCCAATCCAAGAATTTTGAGGCCTCCGCCGTCTGCCAGCAGGTAAGGTCGTACCTGTTCATCAAGCATTTTGTTAATTTCGACAAGTCGGGGATCATCAGACTCCTGCACCTCTTTGGTTGCATGTACTTCATCATCTTCCATGGCATCTGTTTGGGGCTTGGCTTCTCGAATCGGAGGAGCCAGCTGACGGAGGAGTTCAGACCATACCGCTTCCCCATCCTGGGTTACAGTGACGTATTTATCTACGTAATAGACGTTAATCACATTTTCGATAGCAAATAAAGCTGAAGCCAAATCATCGTCTTTAGCTTCAC
This is a stretch of genomic DNA from Halalkalibaculum roseum. It encodes these proteins:
- a CDS encoding DUF2480 family protein yields the protein MSEQQGEIVNKVKQSNKLVTLDLQKYFDDTPILEFDIKDYLYEGLILKEKEFRARLENHDWEQYAGKYLVVYCSSDAIISKWAYMLIAGHASSYAKDIFKGTKEDFLFELYRRKLENVNWKDYKDKFVILKGCSSKDKPVPESVYLFAAKKLVPYVKKLMYGEACSNVPVYRS
- a CDS encoding HesB/IscA family protein produces the protein MSITISDRAAQRIKEIRDEKHLPDDTELRVGVVSGGCSGLTYELDFDNNDSDGSDKDQLFEDNGIKLIVDMRSFLYLSGTELDYTEGLEGEGFHFQNPNASRTCSCGESFSV
- a CDS encoding NifU family protein — translated: MPKIKEIERTPNPDAMRFVLGEPLTNGVTKSFENAGEAKDDDLASALFAIENVINVYYVDKYVTVTQDGEAVWSELLRQLAPPIREAKPQTDAMEDDEVHATKEVQESDDPRLVEINKMLDEQVRPYLLADGGGLKILGLDGNRLKVHYQGACGTCPTATSGTLYAIESMVKRVDPEIQVVSV